The following proteins are co-located in the Candidatus Dormiibacterota bacterium genome:
- a CDS encoding glycosyltransferase family 9 protein — protein sequence MRILLARTDRIGDLILSTPAIATVRASFPQAHVTMVTSAYNRITVERNDDIDELVTLVDDANAGRLGASLRGYDLAIALAPRIVDLRLVGATRAAYRVGYTYRQRWLARLAAPLYVDTMMLSEADPALSERDPRRHVRHEVEQLLDLVALAGARERVTQLRLDVRDEDRAAVAALPPAPIVLHLGLRWFGDGSSPESTRTLLRALAALGPPIVVTCPPESREYVAALDAPKDCTILHELPFFHWAAVFERAACVVTVDTAATHVASAVRRPTVVAFEHRYFELNSQEWAPYGVPNVLVRKPASEEPAALARFHDEVVEGVRRLIHA from the coding sequence ATGCGCATTCTGCTCGCGCGTACCGATCGCATCGGGGATCTCATCCTGTCCACGCCGGCTATCGCGACGGTGCGCGCATCGTTTCCGCAAGCGCACGTCACGATGGTAACGAGTGCGTACAATCGCATCACGGTGGAGCGCAACGACGATATCGACGAGCTCGTCACGCTGGTCGACGACGCAAATGCCGGGCGGCTCGGTGCGAGCCTACGTGGCTACGATCTCGCGATCGCCCTCGCCCCGCGCATCGTCGACTTGCGGCTCGTTGGCGCGACGCGAGCGGCCTACCGCGTCGGTTACACGTACCGCCAGCGCTGGCTCGCGCGACTCGCGGCACCGCTGTACGTGGATACCATGATGCTCTCCGAGGCGGATCCCGCGCTCTCGGAGCGCGATCCGCGGCGCCACGTGCGCCACGAAGTCGAGCAGTTGCTCGATCTGGTCGCGCTGGCGGGCGCGCGGGAGCGCGTCACGCAGCTGCGCCTCGACGTGCGCGACGAGGACCGGGCCGCCGTCGCCGCACTCCCGCCGGCACCGATCGTGCTGCATCTGGGCCTGCGCTGGTTCGGCGACGGGAGTTCGCCCGAGTCGACCCGGACGTTGCTGCGAGCGCTCGCAGCTCTCGGGCCGCCGATCGTCGTCACCTGCCCTCCCGAGAGCCGCGAGTACGTCGCCGCGCTGGACGCTCCAAAGGACTGCACCATCCTCCACGAGCTGCCGTTCTTCCACTGGGCGGCGGTCTTCGAGCGGGCGGCGTGCGTCGTCACCGTCGACACGGCCGCGACGCACGTCGCAAGCGCCGTGCGCAGGCCTACCGTCGTCGCTTTCGAACACCGGTATTTCGAGCTCAACAGCCAGGAATGGGCGCCGTACGGAGTGCCGAACGTGCTGGTGAGGAAACCCGCTTCAGAGGAACCCGCAGCTTTGGCGCGCTTTCACGACGAGGTCGTCGAGGGCGTCAGGCGACTCATTCATGCCTGA
- a CDS encoding glycosyltransferase family A protein has protein sequence MRATIQLCTYNRAALLERVLDACFEQTVPDGTYDVVLVNDGSTDSTAAVIARARRRATCPFEVIDQPNAGLASARNAGVAKARGERLIFIDDDVLVLPNFVEEHLRSHARHPSFIVRGGAINVESFDDLPVAAWSIKDYSSNYFWTTNVSVPAAALRAVGGFNEGFSEYGWEDIDVGLRLRFAGVRATFNPRALVYHYKPRLRGSEVEGMVRQARAQARTAVQLAGLHPHWRTALATGEYAAARALHAGIRRAGVPERCRRMVRGLAPDAALTDAQLRAARRLARETYFEELERARRSAGRS, from the coding sequence GTGCGGGCGACCATCCAGCTCTGTACCTATAATCGCGCGGCGCTGCTCGAGCGTGTGCTCGACGCGTGCTTCGAGCAGACGGTTCCGGACGGTACCTACGACGTCGTGCTCGTCAACGACGGGTCCACCGATTCCACCGCCGCCGTCATCGCGCGCGCGCGCCGGCGTGCGACCTGCCCGTTCGAGGTGATCGACCAGCCGAACGCGGGGCTCGCCTCCGCGCGTAACGCGGGCGTTGCCAAGGCGCGCGGCGAGCGCCTCATCTTCATCGACGACGACGTGCTCGTGCTGCCGAACTTCGTCGAGGAACATCTGCGTTCGCACGCGCGTCATCCGTCGTTCATCGTGCGCGGCGGCGCGATCAACGTGGAGAGCTTCGACGATCTTCCCGTTGCGGCGTGGTCGATCAAGGATTACAGCAGCAACTACTTCTGGACGACGAACGTGTCGGTGCCGGCGGCAGCGCTGCGGGCCGTCGGCGGGTTCAACGAAGGGTTTTCCGAATACGGTTGGGAGGACATCGACGTCGGGCTTCGGCTGCGTTTCGCGGGCGTACGGGCGACGTTCAATCCACGCGCGCTCGTCTATCATTACAAGCCACGCCTGCGCGGCAGCGAGGTTGAGGGGATGGTGCGCCAAGCGCGCGCTCAAGCGCGAACCGCCGTACAGCTCGCCGGTTTGCATCCGCATTGGCGAACCGCGCTCGCGACCGGAGAGTACGCCGCGGCCCGAGCGTTGCACGCCGGCATTCGACGGGCCGGCGTGCCGGAGCGATGCCGCCGCATGGTGCGGGGGTTGGCGCCGGACGCTGCGCTCACCGATGCGCAGCTGCGCGCGGCGCGGCGCTTGGCGCGAGAGACCTACTTCGAGGAGCTGGAGCGCGCGCGCCGCAGCGCCGGCAGATCGTAG